GGGCAGGGCTACGAAGAAGTTGAAGCGCCAGCCGAACGCGTCGGTGATGACACCGCCGAGCAGCGGCCCGCCCACGGTGGCGACGGCCATCACGGCGCCGAACAGGCCCATGTAGCGCCCGCGCTCGCGGGGGCTGATGATGTCGGCCATGATCACCTGGCTGAGGGCGGCCAGGCCGCCGGCACCCAGACCCTGCACAGCGCGGAAGGCGATGAGCATGTCGGTGTTCTGCGAGAACCCGGCGGCCGCGGTGGCGAGCACGAAGATCGCGATCGCGATCTGGATGAGCACCTTTCGGTTGAACAGGTCCGCGAGCTTTCCCCAGATGGGGGTCGAGATCGCGGTGGTGAGGAGGGTCGCGGTGATGACCCAGGTGTAGGCGTTCTGGTCGCCCGACAGGTCGTGCACGATGACGGGCAGCGACGTCGAGACGACGGTCGAGGCGAGCATCGACACGAAGGTGCCGAGCAGCAGCCCGATGAGGGCGGGGAGGACGCGCCGCTGAGCGGGCGCGTCGACGGAGGTGGTTGCCATGCGGAACTCCACGGAAGGGGGACGGATGCCGCGACGACGATGGCGCGATTGGTTGACTTGCGTCAACGATACGCCTGATGCTTGACCTGCGTCAGCTATTAATCGAGGAGCGCGAGGGCGCGGTACCTCTCCGTGGGCTCTTTCGGGGTCTGGATGGGCCGGCGCGACTCCATGGTGCGTCGGTAGAGCTCGTCGATGAGGGAGGTCGCGAGCCCGACGAGCTTGGCGATCTCGCGCTCGTCCCGGTCGATCCACTGGCAGCGCGGCTCATCGTGGAGCGGGACGAAGCCGTCGTGCTGTTCCCAGGCGACGAGCGTGCGCTCCGCACCGAGCACGTGCTGCTGCCACCAGATCTGTCGCATGTAGGTGCGGGGGATCGAGCGCCACGCCTTGTTGGTGGTCTTGATCTCGGCGAGCACGATGCGTCCCTCGCCGTCGACGACGACCCCGTCGGGGGTGGCCAGGTGTCGCCTCTCGACGACCGCGTGATACAGGGCGGACGAGGGTTGGATGCCATGCGTCGCCGCCACCCAGGCCGCGATCTCGGGTTCGCGTCGACGGCCGTGCGCCGTGAAGGCGTTACCCGAGAAGTTCGAGCCCATGAGCTTGGCATCCGCGGCTCTCGAGATCGCGTTGGCGCTGGTGAGCGTCGCGACGTCGGTGGCCGTGATCCCGCGCGAGCGCGCCCGGATCCAGGCCACGCGGTCGCGCGAGTCGGCGACGATGCGGGCGTCGAGGTCGGCGCTGCGGGAGGCGACGAGCTCGGGGGACATGCGTTCGACCCTAACCCCGGTCTACGGTCGAGCGGATGTGAGGCTCGGCGCGTCGGCATCCGGGGTCTTGTCATCGAAGTAAGGGTGACCTAAGTTGAGGGCATGACTCCGGATGCCACGTCCCTCCGTCGCCCCGATGGCGGCCGCTGGTGCGATCTCGAGGGAGCTGTGTTCCTCGGCGGAGACGTGCGGAACCTGCCCGCGATGCGGAGGATCGCCGCGGCGCTGCCGCCGGAGGCGCACCTCACGGTGGTCGTCGAGGTCTGCGGATGGGAGGAGGTGGGCGTCATCGATGCGGGCGACGGCCGTGTGAGCTGGCTGGACCGCACGACCGACGGCGCGATGCGCCCGCGCGGCGAGCGACTGGCCGCCGCCATCCACGCCTGGTGCGCCGAGTGGGCGTGCGGTGACGACCCCGTCTGCACGGTGTGGCTCGGCGCCCGCACCCCCACGCGGATCGTGCGCATGACGCAGGCGCTGCTGCCGGAGGCGCGCGTGTCTTGACGGCGCGGGTGGGTGAGGGCGGCGTCGCGGCGGGTGGGCGGCGCGCCGAGACCGCACGTGATTCCCGAGTCCGCAGGGTTCGGCCGCGAAAGCCGTGCGGTCTCGACGACTCTGGGCGTTCTCGGCGACGGTGCGACCCCTCCTCCCCGCAGGCCGGCCTGTGGAGAGCGCGAGAGGTCGGCGACGCGGACGCGGCATTGTGGCCGGATGCACGGTCTCACGGACATCCAACGAGTGCGCCGCATGCTCTTCACGCGGGAGGAGCTCCTTGATCGAGACGTGACTCAGCGCGAACTCCGCGCTGCGGGTGTGGGCGGGCGATGGATGCGCATCCAGCCCGGGATCTACGTGGAACGGGCCGCCTTCGATGCCCTGCGTCCCGCGCATCGGCACCGCATTGCTGTCGTCGCGGCTGTCGGTCGATCTCGTGGACGCATCGGCGTGGTCTCCCACCTCTCCGCCGCGGTGCTCCACGGCTTGCCGCAGTACCGGTTCCGCCCCCGACCGGTCTCCGTGACGATCCCGGATGCCACGCACCCGCCGAGTCGCGCTGGTCTGCGTCGACACACAGATGAGTTGGGGGAAGCCGATGTCATCGAGATCGACGGCATCCGCTGCACCTCCCTCGAGCGCACGATCTTCGACATCGCCCGCACCGAACCGTTGGAGACCTCCGTGTCCTGCGCCGACGCCGCTCTTCGCCGTCTCGTCGTGGATGGCAGGACTTTCGACGCTGACCTCCAAGTCGAGTGGCGAGAGCGCTTCGCTCGACGCGCGGAGCGCGCGGCTGGTCGTCGCGGCGTCCGCCGGGCGAGGTGGGTGGGCGGATTCGCAGACGGTCGAGCGGAACTGCCCGGCGAGAGCGTCAGTCGGCTTCAGCTGCATCGGCTGGGTTTCCGGGAGTTCGATCTGCAGGTCGCGGTCGAAGGGCCGCGAGGGTTCGACTACTACGTCGACGTGGGGCTGGGGGAGGTGCGCACCTTTTGGGAGTTCGATGGGGAGGAGAAGTACCGCAGCGAGGCCATGCGTCGGGGTCGGTCGCTCGAGGACGTGCTTCTGGAGGAGAAGCGCCGCGAGGACTGGATCCGGGGTCGTACGCGGTGGCATTTCGTCCGGGGCGGATTCACGGACATCGCCACGCCGGAAACACTCGCTGCTCGCCTCTCGGCTTTCGGCGTCAAATCGCCCCGCTGACGCCGGCTCGTCGCGGGCCGTCGGCCGAGCGCGAGTCGGCGGCGGGAGCGCGAACCCGCATTCGATTACCCATCGCGTACGCGTTGTGCGGCAATCGAGCACGGTCTCGGCAATCGTGTGCGGTCTGGGGGTTTCGTGGCCCGGGGGCGGGACCGCCCGGCCCCGCGCCGCCCGGCCCCGCGCCGCCCCGGCCCGGCCCGGCGGCGGCGGCGCGAAACCGCACGGCATCGTCGAGACCGCGGGGTCTTGTGCGGCGGGGCATGCGGCCTCGGCAAACGAGTGCGGCTTCGCGAACCCGGGCGGGGCGGCGGGGGCGGCGGGCGGCCAGGGGGCGGGTGCGCGGATTGGCGAAGGGGGCGGGGGTCGGGTACAGTAGAGCCCAAGCCAAAGACCGTCGGTCATCGGGGTGCTCGCATTCCGATCGAAGCGTCTGCTGAAAAGCAGGGGACCTACGCAGGTAAACGAAACTCTCCTTCGGGAATCCGAGCTCCGTGCGCCTGCGCCGGAGCTCTTCTTTTTTGCCCAGACCCCGGTGTCTTCGGCCGGCGCCCCGCCATCGCGGAGCGCCTCGTACACACAAGGAGTGGCCATGGCGCAGAAGGATGCATCGGTCGCCGAGCTCACGAAGAACTTCGAGAACTCGACCGCCGTTCTGCTGACCGAGTACCGCGGTCTGACGGTTGCCCAGCTCAAGCAGCTGCGCAACGACATCCGTCAGGACGCGGATTACGCCGTGGTGAAGAACACGCTGACCAAGATCGCCGCTGCCAACGCGGGGGTCACGGGACTGGATGACGAGCTCAAGGGCCCGTCCGCCATCGCGTTCGTGCACGGTGACCCGGTCGCCGTCGCGAAGGGCCTGCGTGCCTTTGCCAAGGCTAACCCTCAGCTCGTGGTGAAGGGTGGCTACTTCGATGGCGCCGCTCTGACCGCGGATGAGGTCAACAAGCTCGCCGATCTCGAAAGCCGTGAAGTCCTGCTGGCGAAGCTCGCCGGTGCGATGAAGGCGACGATGACCAAGGCAGCATACGTCTTCCAGGCGCTTCCGTCGAAGGCCGTTCGCACGGTCGACGCGCTGCGCGAGAAGCAGGACACCGCGGCCTGACCCGGCCCGGCTGATTAACCCGATCAAGGAGATACAACATGGCTAAGCTCAGCACCGAAGAGCTGCTCGACGCGTTCAAGGAGCTCACGCTCATCGAGCTGTCCGAGTTCGTCAAGGCGTTCGAGGAGACCTTCGACGTCACCGCTGCCGCCCCCGTGGCCGTTGCCGGCCCCGCCGCCGGTGGCGCTGCCCCCGCCGAAGAGGCCGAGGAGAAGGACTCGTTCGACGTCGTCCTCGAGGCCGCCGGCGACAAGAAGATCCAGGTCATCAAGGTCGTCCGCGAGCTCACCTCGCTCGGCCTCGGCGAGGCC
This portion of the Microbacterium testaceum StLB037 genome encodes:
- a CDS encoding YqaJ viral recombinase family protein — its product is MSPELVASRSADLDARIVADSRDRVAWIRARSRGITATDVATLTSANAISRAADAKLMGSNFSGNAFTAHGRRREPEIAAWVAATHGIQPSSALYHAVVERRHLATPDGVVVDGEGRIVLAEIKTTNKAWRSIPRTYMRQIWWQQHVLGAERTLVAWEQHDGFVPLHDEPRCQWIDRDEREIAKLVGLATSLIDELYRRTMESRRPIQTPKEPTERYRALALLD
- the rplL gene encoding 50S ribosomal protein L7/L12 produces the protein MAKLSTEELLDAFKELTLIELSEFVKAFEETFDVTAAAPVAVAGPAAGGAAPAEEAEEKDSFDVVLEAAGDKKIQVIKVVRELTSLGLGEAKAVVDGAPKAVLEGANKETAEKAKAALEEAGASVTLK
- the rplJ gene encoding 50S ribosomal protein L10; the encoded protein is MAQKDASVAELTKNFENSTAVLLTEYRGLTVAQLKQLRNDIRQDADYAVVKNTLTKIAAANAGVTGLDDELKGPSAIAFVHGDPVAVAKGLRAFAKANPQLVVKGGYFDGAALTADEVNKLADLESREVLLAKLAGAMKATMTKAAYVFQALPSKAVRTVDALREKQDTAA
- a CDS encoding SIP domain-containing protein, giving the protein MTPDATSLRRPDGGRWCDLEGAVFLGGDVRNLPAMRRIAAALPPEAHLTVVVEVCGWEEVGVIDAGDGRVSWLDRTTDGAMRPRGERLAAAIHAWCAEWACGDDPVCTVWLGARTPTRIVRMTQALLPEARVS
- a CDS encoding type IV toxin-antitoxin system AbiEi family antitoxin domain-containing protein, with amino-acid sequence MHGLTDIQRVRRMLFTREELLDRDVTQRELRAAGVGGRWMRIQPGIYVERAAFDALRPAHRHRIAVVAAVGRSRGRIGVVSHLSAAVLHGLPQYRFRPRPVSVTIPDATHPPSRAGLRRHTDELGEADVIEIDGIRCTSLERTIFDIARTEPLETSVSCADAALRRLVVDGRTFDADLQVEWRERFARRAERAAGRRGVRRARWVGGFADGRAELPGESVSRLQLHRLGFREFDLQVAVEGPRGFDYYVDVGLGEVRTFWEFDGEEKYRSEAMRRGRSLEDVLLEEKRREDWIRGRTRWHFVRGGFTDIATPETLAARLSAFGVKSPR